The following is a genomic window from Crossiella equi.
AACGCCCTGCGCGAGACCCACGCCGCCGAGGCCGCCATCGGCCTGGCCGTCGGCGCGCTGCGCACCGCCCTGGCCGCCTGAGCGCACTCGCGGTGGCCGCGACCGGGTCCGCCCGGAAGCGGCCACGCGGCGGGACACCGGAATGTCACACCGATCACTCCCGCGTTCACCGAGACGTCTCCGGGGCACGGGTAAGCTGCGGTTTCGGCTTTTCTCACCCAGACAGCAGGAGGACACCGGTGACCCAGCCCGAGGCCAAGGCCCAGGACCAGGCCACCCCCGCCCCCCGCCGGGTCCTCGTCGCCGAGGACGAGGCGCTCATCCGCCTCGACCTCGTGGAGATGCTCCGCGAGGAGGGCTACGAGGTCGTCGGCGAGGCCGGTGACGGCGAGCGCGCGGTCGAGCTGGCCGGCGAGCTGCGCCCGGACCTGGTGATCATGGACGTGAAGATGCCCCGCAAGGACGGCATCGAGGCCGCGGCCGACATCGCCCGCGAGCGCATCGCCCCCGTGGTCATCCTCACCGCCTTCAGCCAGCGCGAGCTGGTCGAACGCGCCCGCGACGCCGGGGCGATGGCCTACCTGGTCAAGCCCTTCGCCAAGCGCGACCTGGTTCCGGCCATCGAGCTCGCGGTCTCCCGCTTCGCCGAGCTGGCCGCCCTGGAGAACGAGGTCGCCGGGCTCACCGAGCGCCTGGAGACCCGCAAGGCCATCGAGCGCGCCAAGGGCCTGCTCATGACCCGCCAGGGCCTGTCCGAGCCGGAGGCCTTCCGCTGGATCCAGCGCACCGCGATGGACCGCCGCACCACCATGAAGGCCGTCGCGGACGCCGTGCTGGAGAACCTCAACTGATCTTGTGCTGCCGCCCGGGCGGGGCATCAGGTCCCGCCCGATCGGCTGCACACCTGGACAGTCCGCTCTGCCTCACCGTGCCGAGTGTGATGTAAACGTCGGGTTATCGCTCATTCAGATCTTGTTTCACCCTCGCATCGCATGCTTCCGATGCGGAGCGTTATCAAAGTCTCGATGTGGATACGCTCCTGTCGCGGCGCTGGGCACAGACGAAACGGACAGCTACTTTCCGGTCCAACCACGTCCCGGAGTGGTACGGGACACCACCCCCGTTCGGCGGGGGTGGATTGGGCAAGTGGAGGTACGGGTGTCTGGAGCACGACTCGTGCGGACCCTGGCGGTCGCGGGCGTCATCGCACTGACCGTCGCAGGGTGCGGTGGCGGCAGCGGAACCGGCGACAGCGGGAACACCGGGACGTCGGGGCAGGCCGCCCCGGGCAAGCCCGGTGACGCCGCGGACCCGCGCGGCGACGGCAACGCCAAGTGCAGCAACGTCTCACTCGCCTACATCGGCACCATCAACGGCGGCAACGCCGCGCTGGGCCAGGCGATCCTCAACGGCGCGAAGCTCGCGGTCAAGCAGCACAACGCGGCCAACGCCGGGTGTCAGGTGACCCTGAAGGAGTTCGACTCCGAGGGCAGCCCGGACAAGGCGCCGGGTGTGGTCACCCAGGCGATCACCGACAACAGCATCATCGGCGTGCTGGGCCTGCCGTTCTCCGGTGAGTCCAAGGCCGTCGGCGCGACCTTCAACGAGGCCGGCCTCGTCACCATCTCCCCGTCGGCCACCAACCCCGGCCTGACCAAGAACGGCTGGAAGACCTTCTTCCGCGCCCTGGGCAACGACGCGGTGCAGGGCCCCGGTGTGGCCAAGTTCCTCACCGACGAGCTCAAGGCCAGCAAGGTCTGCATCGTCCGCGACGACTCCGAGTACGGCACCGGCCTGGCCGACCAGGTCAAGACCGCGCTGGGCTCCAAGGTCTCCTGCGAGCAGCAGATCAAGACCAACCAGCGCGAGTTCTCCGCGACCGCGAGCGCGCTGAAGTCCGCCTCCCCGGACGCGATCTTCTTCGCCGGCTACTACGCCGAGGGCGGCCCGCTGGCCTCCAAGCTCTTCGACGAGGGCGTCATGCCGAACGCGAAGTTCGTCGCGCCCGACGGCACCAAGGACGACGAGTTCGTCAAGGGCGGCGCGGACGGCGCCGAGGGCGCGTACCTCACCTGCCCGTGCGTCCCGGCCGACGCCTTCACCGAGTTCTCCACCGCCTACAAGGAGCTCTCCGGCCGCGAGCCCTCGACCTACTCCGCCGAGGGCTACGACGCCACCACGATCCTGCTCAAGGGCATCGACAAGGGCCTCAAGGACCGTGCGGGCATGCTGGACTTCGTCCGCAACTACGAGGGCCAGGGCCTGACCAAGAAGTTCAAGTGGGACGCCACCGGCGAGCTCACCGACACGCCCGTCTGGACGTACAAGGTCGAGGGCGGAAAGATCGTCAAGAACAAGGCGATCCCGAAGTAACCCCGACCTGAGACCACACCGCTGGGGCACGGACGCACGCATTCGCCTGCGTGCGTCCGTGCCCCCCGGTGCATCTGGACCGTAAGAAACGGGCGGACCTGTGATCCAAGAAATGACCACGGTTCTCGCGCAGGGTTCGGGCATCTCCTTCGACGTCGACCTGCTGCTGAAGAACTTCTGGGCCAACACCGTGGACGGACTGTCCTACGGGAGTATCTACGCGCTCATGGCCCTCGGCTACACCCTCGTCTACGGCGTTCTGCGCCTGATCAACTTCGCGCACTCCGAGGTGTTCATCGCCGGTGCCTTCGGCATCTGGTTCACCTTCGACGCGCTCGGCTTCAAACCAGGCCCGACCCCGCAGCTGGGCGTCGGCGAGATCATCGGCACCCTGGCCCTGGCCATCGCGGTCGGCATGCTCGTCTCGGGCGTGGTCGCCGTGGTGGTGGAACGGGTGGCGTACCGCCCGCTGCGCAAACGCAACGCGCCCTCGCTGGTCTTTCTGATCACCGCGATCGGCGCCTCGTTCGTGCTCCAGCAGATCTTCTTCGTCTGGCGCGGCGGCAACGCCGAGGGCGCGATCCGCATCATCCGCCCCACCGCGCAGTTCGAGATCTTCGGCGCGCGCGTGACCAACGTGCAGATCATCGTATTCGTGGCCGCCCTGGTGCTGATGTTCGCCGCGGACACCTTCATCCGCCGCAGCCGCCTCGGCCGCGGCATCCGCGCGGTGGCCCAGGACCCGACCACGGCCACGCTCATGGGCGTCAACCGCGAGCGCGTGATCATGCTGACCTTCCTCATCGGCGGCGTGCTGGCCGGTGCGGCGGCGCTGTTCTACATCATGCAGATCCCGGCCGGCGTGGTGTACACCGGCGGGTTCCTGTTGGGGCTGAAGGCGTTCACCGCCGCGGTCCTCGGCGGTATCGGCAACCTGAGGGGCGCGCTGCTGGGCGGCCTGCTGCTCGGCGTGGCGGAGAACTACGGGCAGTCGCTGTTCGGCGGCCAGTGGCGCGACGTGGTCGCGTTCGTGCTGCTGATCGTGGTCCTGATGTTCCGGCCCACCGGCATCCTCGGCGAGTCCCTCGGGAAGGCACGGGTATGAACGCACAACACGGCAAGAGCGCGGCCGTGCCCTTCGGCCAGCGCGTGCGGGACTGGTGGAACAGCCTGAACCGGTTCCAGCAGTGGGGTGTGCTCATCCCGCTGGTGGCCTTCCTGTACCTGCTGCCCATCCTCAACCCGCCGCTGCTGACCACCGAACCCGGCACGGACTTCCAGATCGCCCTGTTCAACGCGGCCCGCTTCGCCCTCATCGCGATCGGCCTGAACGTGGTGGTCGGCCAGGCGGGCCTGCTCGACCTCGGCTATGTCGGCTTCTTCGCCGTCGGCGCCTACGTCGCGGCCCTGCTGACCTCCCCGGAGTCCCCCCTGCGCTGGGACTACCCGTGGCTGGCGGTGATCCCGGTGGCCATGCTGGTCACCATGGTCACCGGTGTGCTGCTGGGCACCCCGACACTGCGGCTGCGCGGTGACTACCTGGCCATCGTGACCCTGGGCTTCGGCGAGATCGTGCGCCTGCTGGCCGACAACATCCCGGCGCTGCGCGGCAACCGCGGCTTCCAGGACGTCGGCCGCCCGGACGTCACCGTCGACGGCGCCGCCTGGTTCAACTCCACCGACGGCAAGCCCTGGTACTGGCTGACCATCACGATCATCATCGTGGTGCTCGTCCTGGTCGGGAACCTGGAGCGCAGCCGCGTCGGCCGCGCCTGGATCGCCATCCGCGAGGACGAGGACGCCGCCGAGATCATGGGCGTGCCCACGTTCAAGTTCAAGCTGTGGGCCTTCGCCATCGGCGCGGCCATCGGCGGCCTGTCCGGTGTGCTCTACGCGGGCCAGATCGGCTTCGTGAACAACCAGAAGTTCGACGTGGTCACCTCGGTGCTGTTCCTGGCCGCGGTGGTGCTCGGCGGCTCCGGCAACAAGGTCGGTGTCATCCTCGGCGCGTTCGTCATCTCCTACCTGCCCGACCGGTTCCAGGAGATCGCCGAGTTCAAGTACCTGATCTTCGGCCTGGCCCTGATCGTGCTCATGATCTTCCGTCCGCAGGGCCTGCTCGGCGCGCGGCAGCGGCTGCTGGCCCATGGCAGGTGGGCCTACCAGAAACTGCTGGGCAAACCCGAGCAGATCGCCACGGAGAGCTCGATGCTGGACTCCAGGAAGGGGGTGCAGGGATGAACGCCAAGCGCGACGACGAGCCCGTCGTCGAGGGCGGCCTGGTCGCCGAGGTCGAGCGCATGAGCCCGGAGGAGCGGGCCGCGCACGAGGCCGAGGTGGCCGAGGCGGTGCACGCCGACCGGGAGATCGCGGTCGGCGTCGGCGACACCCTGCTCCAGCTGCAGGACGTCACCATGCGCTTCGGCGGCCTGACCGCACTCGACGGGGTGAACTTCGAGATCCGCCGCGGCGAGATCCTCGGCCTCATCGGCCCCAACGGCGCGGGCAAGACCACCTGCTTCAACGCCATGACCGGCGTGTACCGGCCCACCAGCGGGCAGGTCCTGCTGGAGGGCAAGCCGATCGGCAAGCGCAAGCGGTTCCAGATCACCCGGCTGGGCATCGCCCGCACCTTCCAGAACATCCGTCTCTTCGGCGAGATGACCGCGCTGGAGAACGTGGTGGTCGGCACCGACGCCCGGCACAAGACCAGCGTGCTCGGCGCGCTGCTGCGGCTGCCCCGGCACCACGCCGAGGAGCGGACCGCGGTGGAGAAGGCCATGGCGCTGCTGGAGTTCGTGGGCATCGCCGACCGCGCCGCGGAGAAGGCGAAGAACCTGCCCTACGGCTACCAGCGCCGTCTGGAGATCGCCCGGGCCCTGGCCACCGAGCCGAAGCTGCTGTGCCTGGACGAGCCCGCGGCCGGGTTCAACCCCGCGGAGAAGGAAGAGCTCATGGGGCTCATCCGCAAGATCCGCGACGACGGCTACACCGTGCTGCTCATCGAGCACGACATGAAGCTCGTCATGGGCGTCACGGACCGGATCGTGGTGCTGGAGTTCGGAAAGAAGATCGCGGAAGGCCTCCCGGCCGAGATCCGGGAGAACCCGGCCGTGATCGCCGCCTACCTGGGGGTGCCCGACGATGGCGCTGCTTGAGCTGCACGACGTGTCCGTCCACTACGGACGGATCCAGGCCCTGTCCGGGATCACCATCTCGGTGCAGGAAGGCGAGATCGTCTCCCTCATCGGGGCCAACGGCGCGGGCAAGTCCACCACCATGCGCGCGATCAGCGGCGTCCGGCCGCTGTCGGCGGGGCGGATCACCTTCGAGGGTGAGGACATCTCCCGGCTGCGCGCGGACCTGCGTGTGGTGCGCGGCATCTGCCAGTCCCCCGAGGGCCGGGGTGTCTTCCCCGGCATGACGGTGCTGGAGAACCTGGGCATGGGCTGCTACACCCGCAAGGACAAGGCGGCCATCGCCGAGGACTACGAGCGGGTCTTCGAGCTGTTCCCGCGCCTGGCCGAGCGCAAGAACCAGGTCGGCGGCACCATGTCCGGAGGTGAGCAGCAGATGGTGGCCATCGGGCGGGCGCTGATGGCCCGGCCGCGGCTGCTGCTGCTCGACGAGCCGTCCATGGGCCTGGCGCCGCAGTTCATCCAGCAGATCTTCCGGATCATCCGGGAGATCAACGAGCAGGGCACCACCGTGCTGCTGGTGGAGCAGAACGCGCAGCAGGCGCTCAGCCGGGCCCACCGCGGGTACGTGCTGGAGACGGGCCGGATCGTCAAGACCGGCACCGGCGCCGAGCTGCTGGCCGACCCGTCGGTCAAGGAGGCCTACCTCGGCGTGGCCTGACACATTGGCGCGCTCCGCGCGCGGGTGTTTTCGCTCCCAGGTGACCTCGGAGCGAAAACACACGAGCCAGCTGAGGGGCGGGAGTGTCGCCTTCGGCGCCACACCACGCCCGCCGTTCCGG
Proteins encoded in this region:
- a CDS encoding ANTAR domain-containing response regulator, whose protein sequence is MTQPEAKAQDQATPAPRRVLVAEDEALIRLDLVEMLREEGYEVVGEAGDGERAVELAGELRPDLVIMDVKMPRKDGIEAAADIARERIAPVVILTAFSQRELVERARDAGAMAYLVKPFAKRDLVPAIELAVSRFAELAALENEVAGLTERLETRKAIERAKGLLMTRQGLSEPEAFRWIQRTAMDRRTTMKAVADAVLENLN
- a CDS encoding branched-chain amino acid ABC transporter substrate-binding protein, with translation MSGARLVRTLAVAGVIALTVAGCGGGSGTGDSGNTGTSGQAAPGKPGDAADPRGDGNAKCSNVSLAYIGTINGGNAALGQAILNGAKLAVKQHNAANAGCQVTLKEFDSEGSPDKAPGVVTQAITDNSIIGVLGLPFSGESKAVGATFNEAGLVTISPSATNPGLTKNGWKTFFRALGNDAVQGPGVAKFLTDELKASKVCIVRDDSEYGTGLADQVKTALGSKVSCEQQIKTNQREFSATASALKSASPDAIFFAGYYAEGGPLASKLFDEGVMPNAKFVAPDGTKDDEFVKGGADGAEGAYLTCPCVPADAFTEFSTAYKELSGREPSTYSAEGYDATTILLKGIDKGLKDRAGMLDFVRNYEGQGLTKKFKWDATGELTDTPVWTYKVEGGKIVKNKAIPK
- a CDS encoding branched-chain amino acid ABC transporter permease translates to MTTVLAQGSGISFDVDLLLKNFWANTVDGLSYGSIYALMALGYTLVYGVLRLINFAHSEVFIAGAFGIWFTFDALGFKPGPTPQLGVGEIIGTLALAIAVGMLVSGVVAVVVERVAYRPLRKRNAPSLVFLITAIGASFVLQQIFFVWRGGNAEGAIRIIRPTAQFEIFGARVTNVQIIVFVAALVLMFAADTFIRRSRLGRGIRAVAQDPTTATLMGVNRERVIMLTFLIGGVLAGAAALFYIMQIPAGVVYTGGFLLGLKAFTAAVLGGIGNLRGALLGGLLLGVAENYGQSLFGGQWRDVVAFVLLIVVLMFRPTGILGESLGKARV
- a CDS encoding branched-chain amino acid ABC transporter permease; this translates as MNAQHGKSAAVPFGQRVRDWWNSLNRFQQWGVLIPLVAFLYLLPILNPPLLTTEPGTDFQIALFNAARFALIAIGLNVVVGQAGLLDLGYVGFFAVGAYVAALLTSPESPLRWDYPWLAVIPVAMLVTMVTGVLLGTPTLRLRGDYLAIVTLGFGEIVRLLADNIPALRGNRGFQDVGRPDVTVDGAAWFNSTDGKPWYWLTITIIIVVLVLVGNLERSRVGRAWIAIREDEDAAEIMGVPTFKFKLWAFAIGAAIGGLSGVLYAGQIGFVNNQKFDVVTSVLFLAAVVLGGSGNKVGVILGAFVISYLPDRFQEIAEFKYLIFGLALIVLMIFRPQGLLGARQRLLAHGRWAYQKLLGKPEQIATESSMLDSRKGVQG
- a CDS encoding ABC transporter ATP-binding protein; this encodes MNAKRDDEPVVEGGLVAEVERMSPEERAAHEAEVAEAVHADREIAVGVGDTLLQLQDVTMRFGGLTALDGVNFEIRRGEILGLIGPNGAGKTTCFNAMTGVYRPTSGQVLLEGKPIGKRKRFQITRLGIARTFQNIRLFGEMTALENVVVGTDARHKTSVLGALLRLPRHHAEERTAVEKAMALLEFVGIADRAAEKAKNLPYGYQRRLEIARALATEPKLLCLDEPAAGFNPAEKEELMGLIRKIRDDGYTVLLIEHDMKLVMGVTDRIVVLEFGKKIAEGLPAEIRENPAVIAAYLGVPDDGAA
- a CDS encoding ABC transporter ATP-binding protein: MALLELHDVSVHYGRIQALSGITISVQEGEIVSLIGANGAGKSTTMRAISGVRPLSAGRITFEGEDISRLRADLRVVRGICQSPEGRGVFPGMTVLENLGMGCYTRKDKAAIAEDYERVFELFPRLAERKNQVGGTMSGGEQQMVAIGRALMARPRLLLLDEPSMGLAPQFIQQIFRIIREINEQGTTVLLVEQNAQQALSRAHRGYVLETGRIVKTGTGAELLADPSVKEAYLGVA